A single genomic interval of candidate division KSB1 bacterium harbors:
- a CDS encoding tetratricopeptide repeat protein, translating into LGNYQVAIAEFERVFAFENNNKTDDAQFMIGIAYLKAGDPRLAQLELSNLLAFYQDSEYVARAEREFLGLNI; encoded by the coding sequence CTTTGGGAAATTACCAAGTGGCCATTGCTGAGTTCGAGAGAGTTTTCGCTTTTGAAAACAATAATAAGACTGATGACGCTCAATTTATGATCGGGATCGCTTATCTTAAAGCCGGAGATCCCCGCCTCGCACAACTTGAGTTGAGTAATTTGTTGGCTTTTTACCAAGATAGTGAATATGTTGCCAGAGCCGAACGTGAGTTCCTGGGTTTGAATATTTAG